A single window of Sneathiella limimaris DNA harbors:
- a CDS encoding MotE family protein produces MKSLRILPVTIIAMVLVFGLKVSTVWNSAQGLFVDVNVASVQAQAKEDEKPEATENNSETSETTSEANQETALESEQSSEAASFDATDLSSSEIEVLQKLTERRVQLDARSKELDMRDNLLQATEKRIDGKIAKLKEIEATIQDLLKQYDEQELKKLKSLVSIYEKMKPKDAASIFNSLDMDVLLDITGLMKERALAAILGKMDGKRAKELTIELATRKQLPDVKGENG; encoded by the coding sequence ATGAAAAGTCTTCGAATTTTACCCGTAACAATTATTGCCATGGTTTTGGTCTTTGGCTTGAAGGTCAGTACTGTATGGAACAGTGCGCAAGGTTTGTTTGTCGACGTCAATGTTGCTTCTGTTCAAGCTCAGGCGAAGGAAGACGAAAAGCCGGAAGCTACTGAAAATAATAGCGAAACATCTGAGACCACAAGCGAGGCCAATCAGGAAACGGCTTTAGAGAGTGAACAGTCTTCAGAAGCTGCATCCTTCGATGCGACAGATCTGAGCAGTAGTGAAATTGAGGTGCTGCAGAAATTGACTGAACGGCGTGTGCAGCTAGATGCTCGGTCAAAAGAATTGGACATGCGAGATAATCTCCTGCAGGCGACAGAGAAGCGGATTGATGGGAAAATTGCCAAGTTGAAAGAGATCGAGGCAACTATTCAGGACCTTCTGAAGCAATATGATGAGCAAGAACTGAAAAAGCTGAAGAGCCTGGTTTCTATTTACGAGAAAATGAAACCCAAAGATGCGGCTAGTATTTTTAACTCATTGGATATGGATGTTCTGCTGGATATTACGGGCTTGATGAAAGAGCGGGCGCTAGCAGCAATTCTAGGCAAAATGGACGGGAAACGCGCAAAAGAGCTGACGATTGAATTGGCGACTCGCAAGCAGCTGCCAGATGTAAAAGGTGAGAACGGCTAA